The following are encoded together in the Falsiruegeria litorea R37 genome:
- a CDS encoding aminopeptidase P family protein — protein MFQSFEVTARPEQGPPRLSALRAEIAKQGLDGFLVPRADAHQGEYVAARDERLAWLTGFTGSAGFCVVLEQIAGVFIDGRYRTQVKAQVAAEYTPVPWPDITLSVWLKEQLPNGGKVGYDAWLHSAGQITQAEKELKGSGIELIRTENLVDAIWEDQPEPPMNPVKAHPLEFAGESAAEKTTRLAADLAKAGHGSAVITLPDSIMWLLNIRGADIPRNPVAHGFAILHDTGAVDLFMAAEKLKELGDHFPDTVAIHDPADFLTAVDTLAGQVQVDAGTVPQKVADILGDRMVDAGDPCALPKARKNAAEIEGSAEAHLRDGAAIVELLAWLDAQEPGSLTETQVVTELEARRRTDNALQDISFETISGTGPNGAIMHYRVTEETDSTIQDGHLLVLDSGGQYLDGTTDITRTIAIGEVGDEEKACFTRVLKGMIAMSMLRWPAGLAGRDIECVARMPLWLAGQDFNHGVGHGVGAYLSVHEGPQRLARTSHVPFEPGMILSNEPGYYREGAFGIRIENLVVVQEAPDLATSDRERAMLSWRTLTFAPIDRRLIVVDMLSAEERDWLNAYHRDVAEKIGPRVGPQARQWLDAATAPV, from the coding sequence ATGTTCCAGAGCTTTGAGGTCACCGCCCGTCCCGAGCAAGGCCCTCCGCGCCTTAGCGCCCTGCGCGCCGAGATCGCCAAACAGGGTCTTGATGGCTTCCTGGTGCCCCGCGCCGATGCGCATCAGGGTGAATATGTCGCGGCCCGTGATGAGCGGCTGGCCTGGCTGACCGGCTTTACCGGCTCGGCCGGGTTCTGCGTGGTGCTGGAGCAGATCGCAGGCGTTTTCATCGACGGGCGCTATCGCACCCAGGTCAAGGCGCAGGTCGCTGCGGAATACACGCCCGTCCCCTGGCCCGACATCACCCTGTCGGTCTGGCTGAAAGAACAGCTGCCAAACGGCGGCAAGGTTGGGTACGACGCCTGGCTGCATTCCGCAGGCCAGATCACGCAGGCCGAAAAAGAACTCAAGGGCTCGGGCATCGAGTTGATCCGCACCGAAAACCTGGTCGATGCAATCTGGGAGGATCAGCCTGAACCGCCGATGAACCCGGTCAAGGCCCATCCGCTTGAGTTTGCAGGGGAAAGCGCGGCTGAGAAGACGACGCGACTGGCCGCAGATCTGGCAAAAGCAGGGCATGGTTCCGCCGTGATCACCTTGCCGGATTCGATCATGTGGCTGTTAAACATTCGCGGCGCCGACATTCCGCGCAACCCGGTGGCCCATGGCTTTGCCATCCTGCACGACACCGGCGCAGTGGATCTGTTCATGGCCGCCGAAAAGCTCAAGGAACTGGGTGATCATTTCCCCGACACGGTGGCCATCCACGATCCTGCGGACTTCCTGACCGCCGTCGATACGCTTGCTGGCCAAGTCCAGGTCGACGCAGGCACCGTGCCGCAGAAGGTGGCCGACATCCTGGGTGATCGGATGGTGGATGCGGGCGATCCCTGCGCCCTGCCCAAGGCGCGCAAGAACGCCGCCGAAATCGAGGGCTCGGCCGAGGCGCATCTGCGCGACGGGGCGGCCATTGTGGAATTGCTGGCCTGGCTCGACGCGCAAGAACCCGGCTCCCTGACCGAAACGCAGGTGGTCACCGAGCTTGAAGCCCGTCGTCGCACCGACAACGCCCTGCAGGACATCAGCTTCGAGACGATCTCGGGCACCGGTCCCAATGGCGCGATCATGCACTACCGCGTGACCGAAGAAACCGACAGCACGATCCAGGACGGCCACCTGCTGGTTCTGGACAGCGGCGGGCAATATCTGGACGGCACCACCGACATCACCCGCACCATTGCAATTGGCGAGGTCGGCGACGAGGAGAAAGCCTGTTTCACCCGTGTCCTCAAAGGCATGATCGCCATGTCGATGCTGCGTTGGCCTGCTGGACTTGCGGGTCGTGACATCGAATGCGTCGCGCGCATGCCACTGTGGCTGGCCGGGCAGGATTTCAACCACGGGGTCGGGCACGGCGTTGGGGCCTACCTGAGCGTTCACGAAGGCCCGCAGCGTCTTGCGCGCACCAGCCACGTGCCGTTTGAGCCGGGCATGATCCTGTCAAACGAGCCGGGGTATTACCGCGAAGGCGCCTTTGGCATCCGCATCGAAAACCTGGTGGTGGTGCAAGAGGCGCCGGACCTGGCGACCTCGGACCGGGAACGGGCGATGCTGTCGTGGCGGACTTTGACCTTTGCCCCCATTGACCGCCGCCTGATCGTCGTGGATATGTTGTCCGCCGAAGAACGGGATTGGCTGAACGCCTATCACCGCGATGTGGCCGAAAAGATCGGCCCACGTGTGGGACCGCAGGCGCGCCAGTGGCTGGACGCCGCAACCGCGCCAGTTTGA
- a CDS encoding BolA family protein yields MSMTEEIRNRLETAFSPTELEVVDDSESHRGHAGYQEGGESHFNVRIRAAAFEGQSRVARHRAVHAALGDVVPRIHALALDIDV; encoded by the coding sequence ATGAGCATGACAGAAGAGATCCGCAATCGGCTGGAAACCGCCTTTAGTCCAACCGAGTTGGAGGTCGTGGACGACAGCGAGAGCCACCGCGGCCACGCAGGATACCAAGAGGGTGGTGAAAGCCATTTCAACGTTCGAATCCGGGCCGCCGCTTTCGAAGGACAGTCACGTGTGGCACGTCACCGCGCGGTTCACGCAGCTTTGGGCGACGTTGTGCCGCGCATTCACGCCTTGGCCCTGGACATTGACGTTTAG
- the cobT gene encoding cobaltochelatase subunit CobT, which yields MKKPNDNPADPFKKALAEATKVMADDPELNVTYTVDPSGVSGDSMRLPQVSRRMSREEVLLARGTADALALQRKYHNAETHARYAPPGNMARDLYEAMETARCEAMGARDMPGTASNIDVKITHEALRRGYDQCTQAADAPLPVAAGYLIRHLATGRELPAAAANVMDLWRGFIEEQAGGTLDNLQDMLSDQAEFAKFARQVIEDLGYGDQLGDDPDELDEDQEDQAEDDAEEQPDPDSTGQDDQDQEDADANPEQSQEEQQDQSQAQVSMDEMADEELGEEAEMPEGEAPLEPPAPQPVSDADPDYLVYLSEHDEEIAAEDLAEPAELERLRAYLDQQLEPLKGAVSRLANKLQRRLQAQQNRSWEFDREEGILDAGRLARVVANPTTPLSFKVEKDTEFRDTVVTLLLDNSGSMRGRPISIAAICADVLARTLERCNVKVEILGFTTRAWKGGQAREAWLNDGRPQQPGRLNDLRHIIYKGADSPWRRARPNLGLMMKEGLLKENIDGEALEWAHRRMMARREQRKILMVISDGAPVDDSTLSVNPANYLEKHLRDVIAMVEKRKMVELLAIGIGHDVTRYYDRAVTITDVEQLAGAMTEQLAALFDSDPRARARVMGMKRAS from the coding sequence ATGAAAAAGCCCAACGACAACCCCGCCGATCCGTTCAAAAAGGCCCTGGCCGAGGCCACCAAGGTCATGGCCGACGATCCTGAGCTGAACGTAACCTATACGGTCGATCCCTCGGGCGTGTCGGGCGACTCGATGCGGTTGCCCCAGGTCAGCCGCCGCATGTCCCGCGAAGAGGTTCTGCTAGCTCGCGGCACCGCCGACGCCCTGGCCTTGCAACGCAAGTACCACAACGCCGAAACCCACGCCCGCTATGCCCCTCCGGGCAACATGGCGCGCGATCTCTATGAGGCGATGGAAACCGCCCGGTGCGAGGCCATGGGCGCCCGCGATATGCCGGGCACTGCGTCCAACATCGACGTCAAAATCACGCATGAAGCGCTGCGCCGGGGCTATGACCAATGCACCCAGGCCGCCGATGCCCCCCTGCCCGTCGCGGCCGGCTACCTGATCCGCCATCTCGCCACCGGGCGAGAGCTGCCTGCGGCTGCGGCCAACGTCATGGACCTGTGGCGCGGCTTCATCGAGGAGCAGGCTGGCGGCACGCTGGACAACCTTCAGGACATGCTCAGCGATCAGGCCGAGTTCGCCAAATTCGCCCGCCAGGTGATCGAGGATCTGGGATACGGTGACCAGTTGGGTGATGACCCCGACGAGTTGGACGAAGACCAGGAGGATCAGGCCGAGGACGACGCTGAAGAGCAACCCGATCCCGACAGCACCGGTCAGGACGACCAGGATCAGGAAGACGCTGACGCCAACCCCGAGCAATCGCAGGAAGAGCAGCAGGACCAATCCCAGGCCCAGGTCTCGATGGACGAAATGGCCGATGAGGAGCTTGGCGAAGAGGCCGAGATGCCCGAAGGCGAGGCCCCGCTGGAGCCACCTGCACCGCAGCCCGTCTCGGATGCCGACCCCGACTATCTGGTCTATCTCTCTGAACATGATGAGGAAATCGCCGCCGAAGATCTGGCCGAGCCTGCCGAGCTGGAACGTCTGCGCGCCTATCTTGATCAGCAGCTGGAGCCGCTCAAGGGCGCAGTGAGCCGATTGGCCAACAAGCTGCAACGCCGCCTGCAGGCGCAGCAAAACCGCAGCTGGGAGTTCGACCGCGAAGAGGGCATCCTGGATGCGGGCCGTCTGGCGCGTGTTGTGGCCAACCCCACCACGCCACTGTCGTTCAAGGTGGAAAAAGACACCGAATTCCGCGACACCGTGGTGACGCTTCTGCTGGACAACTCCGGCTCGATGCGCGGCCGCCCGATCTCGATCGCAGCGATCTGTGCCGATGTTCTGGCGCGCACGCTGGAACGCTGCAACGTCAAGGTCGAGATCCTGGGCTTCACCACCCGCGCCTGGAAAGGTGGCCAAGCGCGCGAGGCGTGGTTGAACGACGGTCGCCCACAACAACCAGGCCGCCTCAATGACCTGCGTCACATCATCTACAAGGGGGCCGACTCGCCCTGGCGCCGTGCCCGTCCCAACCTGGGTCTGATGATGAAAGAGGGGCTCTTGAAGGAAAACATCGACGGCGAGGCGCTGGAATGGGCGCACCGCCGGATGATGGCGCGGCGTGAGCAGCGCAAGATCCTGATGGTGATCTCGGACGGCGCACCGGTGGATGACAGCACCCTGTCGGTCAACCCCGCCAACTATCTGGAAAAACACCTGCGCGACGTGATCGCCATGGTGGAAAAACGCAAGATGGTGGAACTGCTGGCGATCGGCATCGGCCATGACGTCACCCGCTACTACGACCGCGCGGTGACCATCACCGACGTCGAGCAATTGGCAGGCGCAATGACCGAACAACTGGCCGCCCTCTTCGACAGCGACCCCCGCGCCCGCGCCCGGGTGATGGGTATGAAACGCGCAAGCTGA
- a CDS encoding DnaJ domain-containing protein: protein MAKSDPFGFDMSVSSAKKKNPRGRRGMSGASETSVRVCEHPGCEEAGKFRAPKAPDVLDDFYWFCQQHVREYNLKWNFFDGTTEAELNAQQSKDKVWERETKPMGDPEARAWARLGIEDPHQVLGANGTQNKGRTGGGGGKRLPPTERRAIEILEAKDSWTKAEVRKAYKKLIKVLHPDMNGGDRSQEEQLQEVVWAWDQIKESRNFK from the coding sequence ATGGCTAAGTCAGATCCCTTTGGGTTCGATATGTCTGTCTCCTCCGCAAAGAAAAAGAACCCGCGCGGACGTCGGGGCATGTCGGGTGCATCCGAAACATCGGTGCGCGTCTGCGAACATCCTGGCTGCGAGGAAGCAGGCAAGTTCCGCGCGCCCAAAGCGCCGGACGTTCTGGATGATTTCTACTGGTTCTGCCAGCAGCACGTGCGCGAATACAATCTCAAATGGAACTTCTTTGACGGCACAACCGAGGCCGAGCTGAACGCGCAGCAATCCAAGGACAAGGTCTGGGAACGCGAGACCAAACCGATGGGCGACCCCGAAGCGCGCGCCTGGGCCCGTCTGGGCATCGAGGACCCGCATCAGGTATTGGGCGCTAACGGCACCCAGAACAAAGGCCGCACCGGCGGCGGTGGCGGCAAACGCCTGCCCCCCACCGAGCGTCGCGCCATCGAAATTCTCGAGGCGAAAGACAGCTGGACCAAAGCCGAGGTGCGCAAGGCCTACAAGAAGCTGATCAAGGTGCTGCACCCTGACATGAACGGCGGCGACCGCAGCCAGGAAGAACAGCTACAAGAAGTCGTCTGGGCCTGGGACCAGATCAAGGAAAGCCGGAACTTCAAGTAA
- a CDS encoding phospholipase D-like domain-containing protein: MMRICGCFQGGLVIGALMLLQACAGAPLDQETSVSQVRQAPQSTLVQAARGLSRGQAGFVPLSDGDQALGARLRLIEGAQDTLDLQYFLMKPDLGGALIADALLRAADRGVRVRFLLDDFFTTVDDSSLALIDAHDNIAVRIYNPAARPWPKPVGMTLEFSRINRRMHNKSFTADQAFAIIGGRNIADEYFQLNTSSEFADFDLLVVGPPVAEIGQEFDRYWNDGWAVPLSSLYDPATAQELREARNELTAELKPARQVYDDAVENRYIRQIGTSAVPLYRGRAELVVDPPQKLKQPVRGGPRPLAETLLARMRDAKREVILLTPYFVPEDYGARLLSDLAQRGVRVRIVTNSLAATNHAYVHAGYRRHRTDLLKAGVELYELRADSLQELGLVPAESEIGVVMHTKLAVIDETVFVGSLNLDPRSIKQNTELGLFMASQGFARDILADLDQGLADYTYRIVLDGDERVQWRYEQPDMITVKQQEPGVTFWKQLVVGITALLPVEQQL; the protein is encoded by the coding sequence ATGATGCGAATATGTGGCTGTTTTCAGGGCGGTCTGGTGATCGGTGCGCTGATGTTGCTGCAAGCCTGCGCAGGTGCGCCGCTGGATCAGGAGACATCCGTCAGCCAAGTGCGACAGGCGCCTCAATCAACGCTTGTCCAGGCCGCGCGTGGTCTGTCGCGCGGGCAGGCGGGGTTTGTGCCGCTTTCTGACGGGGATCAGGCGCTTGGCGCGCGGTTGCGGTTGATCGAAGGGGCGCAGGATACGCTGGACCTTCAGTATTTTCTGATGAAGCCCGATCTCGGCGGTGCCTTGATTGCCGATGCGCTGCTGCGGGCCGCGGACCGGGGCGTTCGTGTGCGGTTTCTGCTGGATGATTTCTTTACCACCGTGGACGACAGCAGCCTTGCTCTGATTGATGCGCATGACAACATCGCGGTCCGCATCTACAACCCGGCGGCGCGGCCCTGGCCAAAACCGGTGGGCATGACGTTGGAGTTCTCGCGCATTAACCGGCGTATGCACAACAAGTCTTTTACCGCCGACCAGGCCTTTGCCATCATCGGCGGGCGCAATATTGCGGACGAGTATTTCCAGCTCAACACCAGTTCCGAGTTCGCCGATTTCGATCTGCTGGTGGTTGGGCCACCGGTCGCCGAGATCGGTCAAGAGTTCGACCGGTATTGGAACGACGGTTGGGCCGTTCCCCTGAGCAGCCTATATGACCCTGCAACTGCGCAGGAATTGCGTGAGGCCCGGAACGAATTGACCGCAGAGCTGAAACCGGCGCGCCAAGTCTATGATGATGCGGTCGAAAATCGCTACATCCGGCAAATCGGCACCTCGGCGGTTCCGCTTTATCGCGGGCGGGCCGAGCTGGTGGTCGATCCGCCGCAAAAGCTCAAGCAGCCGGTACGCGGTGGCCCCAGACCCCTGGCCGAAACCTTGCTGGCGCGGATGCGCGATGCGAAGCGCGAGGTTATTCTGCTGACGCCCTATTTCGTGCCCGAAGACTACGGTGCGCGACTGCTGTCCGATCTGGCGCAACGCGGGGTGCGGGTGCGGATCGTCACCAATTCTCTGGCTGCGACCAACCATGCCTATGTTCATGCCGGATACCGCAGACATCGCACGGACCTGCTGAAGGCGGGTGTCGAGCTTTATGAATTGCGGGCGGATTCGCTGCAAGAACTGGGGCTGGTCCCGGCCGAGTCCGAGATCGGCGTCGTGATGCACACCAAGCTGGCGGTGATCGACGAAACGGTGTTTGTCGGCTCGCTGAACCTGGATCCTCGGTCAATCAAACAGAACACCGAGTTGGGGCTTTTCATGGCAAGCCAGGGCTTTGCGCGTGACATCCTGGCCGACCTGGATCAGGGGCTTGCCGACTATACCTATCGCATTGTGTTAGACGGCGATGAACGGGTGCAGTGGCGTTATGAGCAGCCCGACATGATCACGGTGAAACAGCAAGAGCCAGGCGTCACGTTCTGGAAACAACTGGTGGTGGGCATCACCGCGCTGCTGCCGGTCGAGCAGCAGCTTTAG
- the cobS gene encoding cobaltochelatase subunit CobS, producing the protein MADGMLDINAKPTEEISVREVFGIDTDMTVKGFAERSDRVPEIDHTYKFDPDTTMAILAGFSHNRRVMVQGYHGTGKSTHIEQVAARLNWPAVRVNLDSHISRIDLIGKDAIKLRDGKQVTEFHEGILPWALRNPVAIVFDEYDAGRADVMFVIQRVLEHDGKLTLMDQNEIITPNPHFRLFATANTVGLGDTTGLYHGTQQINQAQMDRWSLVSTLNYLSHDAETMIVLSKAPHYNTADGRKTVSQMVTVADLTRTAFMNGDLSTVMSPRTVINWAQNAEIFRDVGYAFRLSFLNKCDELERQTVAEFYQRCFDEELPESAASTSMG; encoded by the coding sequence ATGGCTGACGGGATGCTCGACATCAACGCAAAACCCACCGAAGAAATCTCGGTCCGTGAGGTGTTCGGCATCGACACCGACATGACGGTCAAAGGATTTGCGGAACGCTCGGACCGCGTGCCCGAAATCGACCACACCTACAAGTTTGACCCCGACACCACGATGGCGATCCTGGCCGGTTTCAGCCACAACCGCCGCGTCATGGTGCAGGGCTATCATGGCACAGGCAAATCGACCCACATCGAACAGGTCGCCGCGCGCCTGAACTGGCCCGCCGTGCGTGTAAACCTGGACAGCCACATCAGCCGGATCGACCTGATCGGCAAGGACGCGATCAAACTGCGCGACGGCAAGCAGGTCACCGAATTCCACGAGGGCATCCTGCCCTGGGCTTTGCGCAACCCCGTTGCCATAGTGTTCGACGAATACGATGCCGGCCGCGCTGACGTGATGTTCGTGATCCAGCGCGTTCTGGAGCATGACGGCAAGCTGACCCTGATGGACCAGAACGAGATCATCACGCCCAACCCGCATTTCCGCCTGTTTGCCACCGCAAACACCGTCGGTCTGGGCGACACCACGGGCCTTTATCACGGTACCCAGCAGATCAACCAGGCCCAGATGGACCGCTGGTCGCTGGTCTCGACGCTGAACTATCTCAGTCATGACGCCGAAACGATGATCGTCCTGTCCAAGGCGCCGCATTACAACACCGCCGATGGCCGCAAGACCGTCAGCCAGATGGTGACTGTTGCCGACCTGACCCGGACCGCCTTCATGAACGGCGACCTGTCGACCGTCATGTCACCCCGTACCGTGATCAACTGGGCCCAAAACGCCGAGATCTTCCGCGATGTGGGCTATGCCTTCCGCCTGTCGTTCCTGAACAAATGTGACGAGCTGGAGCGTCAGACCGTGGCCGAGTTCTATCAGCGCTGCTTTGACGAAGAGCTGCCCGAAAGCGCTGCAAGCACGAGCATGGGATAA
- a CDS encoding DUF4177 domain-containing protein, producing MHRYEYKVVPAPSKGTKAKGVKTPEGRFALTVEQLLNQMGADGWEFQRAELLPSDERSGLTGSVQNWRNVLVFRRAIGAITTDKDEVVATAVPGPMSEPAPIEAPAPLSAEVNDPPMASGAERMLKDNGVEELSDVAGMTEALKARAERQTDEDAEPDETVKRD from the coding sequence ATGCACCGCTACGAATACAAAGTCGTTCCAGCGCCCTCCAAAGGCACCAAAGCCAAAGGCGTGAAAACGCCCGAGGGGCGCTTTGCTCTGACCGTCGAACAACTGCTCAACCAGATGGGCGCCGACGGGTGGGAGTTTCAGCGGGCCGAGTTGCTGCCCAGTGACGAACGCTCGGGCTTGACTGGATCGGTGCAGAACTGGCGCAATGTCCTGGTGTTCCGTCGCGCCATTGGTGCCATCACAACAGACAAAGACGAGGTTGTCGCTACTGCCGTGCCCGGCCCGATGTCCGAGCCTGCCCCGATTGAGGCCCCCGCGCCGCTTTCGGCAGAGGTGAATGACCCGCCCATGGCCAGCGGCGCCGAGCGGATGCTCAAGGACAATGGCGTCGAGGAATTGAGCGACGTGGCCGGAATGACCGAAGCGCTCAAAGCCCGAGCCGAGCGTCAGACCGACGAAGACGCCGAGCCTGACGAGACGGTCAAACGGGACTAA
- a CDS encoding arylsulfatase, producing the protein MTGLSHFRKTLLAGAIGLAGTGAAFAQEKPMNFLIIWGDDIGYWNVSAYNQGMMGYETPNIDRIAKEGMLFTHGYGEQSCTAGRASFVTGQSGFRTGLLKVGLPGAKEGISEKDPTIAEYMKSKGYMTAQYGKNHLGDLDEHLPTNHGFDEFFGNLYHLNAEEEPENADYPKDPAFREQFGPRGVIKSSADGSVEDTGPLTRKRMETIDEEVTAGALDFIDRAAEQEKPFFLWYNTTRMHIHTHLKEESEGVTGLGVYPDGMVEHDKMVGQMLDKLDELGIADNTVVMYSTDNGAEVFSWPDGGTTPFRGEKNDNWEGGFRVPMMIKWPGVIDPGSRSNQIISHLDWFPTFMSALGDGDMKERMLTEAPFGEGNEPVHLDGYDFMPYFRGEAEEGPRREFLYFSDGGDLMNLRYNRWKVVFAEQRAHGFDVWQEPLTFLRLPKIIDLYSDPFERAEHESIGYPKWRLDRTYLLVPAQAFVAQFLATFQDYPPRQKPASFSIDQVLESLQRNQGG; encoded by the coding sequence ATGACTGGACTAAGCCATTTCAGAAAGACGTTGCTGGCAGGCGCCATTGGCCTTGCAGGGACGGGGGCCGCATTTGCCCAGGAAAAGCCGATGAATTTCCTGATCATCTGGGGCGATGACATCGGGTACTGGAACGTCAGCGCCTACAATCAGGGTATGATGGGGTATGAGACCCCCAACATTGACCGGATCGCCAAAGAGGGGATGTTGTTCACCCATGGCTATGGCGAGCAATCCTGTACTGCGGGGCGCGCGTCTTTCGTGACCGGGCAATCGGGGTTCCGCACAGGATTGCTCAAGGTTGGGTTGCCCGGCGCCAAAGAGGGGATCAGTGAGAAAGACCCCACTATCGCCGAATACATGAAGTCCAAGGGCTACATGACGGCCCAATATGGCAAAAACCATCTGGGGGATCTGGACGAGCACCTGCCGACAAATCACGGATTTGATGAGTTTTTTGGCAACCTCTATCACCTGAACGCCGAAGAAGAGCCGGAAAACGCGGACTATCCCAAGGACCCTGCCTTTCGCGAGCAATTTGGTCCACGTGGCGTGATTAAATCCTCGGCCGATGGTAGCGTCGAGGACACCGGGCCGCTGACCCGCAAGCGGATGGAGACCATTGATGAAGAGGTCACCGCCGGGGCTCTGGACTTCATCGACCGCGCAGCCGAGCAGGAGAAGCCGTTTTTCCTTTGGTACAACACCACCCGGATGCACATTCATACCCACCTCAAGGAAGAGAGCGAAGGCGTAACCGGTCTGGGGGTCTATCCGGACGGAATGGTCGAACATGACAAGATGGTCGGCCAGATGCTCGACAAGCTGGATGAGCTTGGCATCGCAGACAACACCGTGGTGATGTATTCGACCGACAACGGGGCCGAGGTGTTCAGCTGGCCCGATGGCGGCACCACGCCGTTCCGGGGCGAGAAGAATGACAATTGGGAAGGTGGGTTCCGTGTTCCGATGATGATCAAATGGCCCGGCGTGATCGACCCCGGCAGCCGGTCGAACCAGATCATCAGCCATCTGGATTGGTTCCCGACCTTCATGTCAGCGCTTGGTGATGGCGACATGAAAGAACGCATGTTGACCGAGGCCCCCTTTGGTGAGGGCAATGAGCCGGTGCACCTGGATGGTTATGACTTCATGCCGTATTTCCGGGGCGAGGCGGAAGAGGGGCCGCGGCGCGAGTTTCTGTACTTCTCGGACGGCGGAGATCTGATGAACCTGCGCTACAATCGGTGGAAGGTGGTCTTTGCCGAACAGCGGGCACATGGGTTCGATGTCTGGCAGGAACCGCTGACGTTCCTGCGGTTGCCCAAGATCATCGATCTCTATTCGGATCCGTTCGAGCGGGCCGAGCACGAGTCGATAGGCTATCCGAAATGGCGTCTGGATCGCACCTATCTGCTGGTGCCGGCCCAGGCGTTCGTGGCGCAGTTCCTGGCCACGTTCCAGGACTACCCGCCGCGCCAGAAACCGGCGAGCTTTTCGATCGACCAGGTGCTGGAGAGCCTGCAGCGCAATCAGGGCGGTTAA
- a CDS encoding NADPH-dependent FMN reductase, producing the protein MTTLVFLGSTRDSSPPRPRRLGARVATACARVLTEAGAAAELIDPLDYDFARRFKPHFAYAPSQVPAEMEALAQKIEAADSYVMVSPEYNHSMSPALADLLNHFGSSLFSYKPSTIVTYSAGQWGGARAAVNMRTYLSELGCLPISAMIHIPHAQDVLTPDGNFAEDVDADRWTGYFGRSFQQLLWWAAAAKSQHQVASPTEAFLTAPSQRNAP; encoded by the coding sequence ATGACAACCCTCGTATTCTTGGGATCCACCCGTGACAGCAGCCCGCCACGCCCCAGACGCCTGGGCGCGCGGGTGGCCACGGCCTGCGCGCGCGTGTTGACCGAGGCCGGAGCAGCCGCGGAACTGATCGACCCGCTGGACTACGACTTCGCCCGCCGCTTCAAACCTCACTTTGCTTATGCCCCGTCGCAGGTTCCGGCCGAGATGGAGGCCTTGGCGCAAAAGATCGAAGCAGCCGACAGCTATGTCATGGTCAGCCCCGAGTACAACCATTCCATGAGCCCCGCCTTGGCTGATTTGCTCAACCATTTCGGCAGCTCACTGTTTTCCTACAAACCAAGCACCATCGTGACCTATTCCGCAGGTCAATGGGGCGGTGCGCGGGCGGCAGTGAACATGCGCACCTATCTCAGCGAGCTTGGCTGTTTGCCGATCTCAGCCATGATCCACATCCCTCATGCCCAAGACGTGCTGACGCCGGACGGAAACTTTGCCGAAGACGTGGATGCAGATCGCTGGACCGGGTACTTTGGACGCAGCTTTCAGCAACTTCTGTGGTGGGCCGCAGCCGCCAAGTCGCAGCATCAGGTCGCATCACCGACCGAGGCTTTTCTGACAGCCCCCTCACAACGCAACGCGCCCTAA